TTTGTTTTCCGTTTAGTTGgagttttatgtttttctttttttcgttGAGTTTATAAGACTAGGAAGCAAATCAGTTTTGTTACATGCATTTTAGAATTTTGAATTAGTtattctaaattatttaatggCAGTTATTcacttatatgttttattactgtttaatttataagaaaacttatgcTTTGATATTAAGTTTAGAAAGTTGCTTATGTGTTATGAACATGTGTTTAATGGTTTAATCTCTAAAACGGCTAAagtagatatatttttaataaataattagatttatcataataataaaactatcattatctttttttgtatattaaatgtAAACTTATGAAATATTTCGATAACtcaaatgtatatatttatcaagTAAACCAGTGAAATATTATCACTAtctcaatttgtttttttttaagttttcttcTAAATTATCATCGAACCACGGaataatattcaattaataaatatacagtgcaacaatattatttgattgtattaacttatttattttgttataaattatgTCACTATGTGtagaatgaaaataaattaatgatttaagctaaaaattaataagaaacttgtgaaagttaaaataattataattccaATTAGAAAGTTCGAAATAGTAtactatttaaattaataaattaattaaaaaattcaaaatatttatattatttaaattaataaattaaatatttaagctaaaaactaataataatatgacaaataagcaaaattagctATAATCATGGAGAATGtgacaaatcagcaaaatcACTTCATGAATAAAAATTAGCTATAATCATGGAAAATGtgacaaatcagcaaaatcacttcataaataatagtatagatagataatatgacaaataagcaaaattagctATAATCATGAAAAATGtgacaaatcagcaaaatcacttcgtaaataatagtatagatagtaCCAGTGTACTTAACCTGACTATTTTGATAAAGCAGATGTGTTGTGTATTAACAatataatcataaattaaatTCCAAACTAAAATGATAAAATCCACATATTAAACACACTAGTTTCAATATCTTCTCAATAGAAAAAAACAACACTTGTTTCTATATGAACTACATCGTAGCAAGTCATATTAATAAAAGAACTTGTCTGTATTATTTAAGATCAAACAGTTTATATGCTTGCTTATTCTAGATTAACTATCGAGTGTGAATCTCTCTCTATTAGGTTtttatctaaaagtccatacACAGAGAAATATGAAGAAGATAAAAGCATTGAAGGAAACAACATTAGTTTTGGTTACTTTCAAATGGTCCAATTCAATTAGTTTTGGTTACTTTCATGTGGTCCAATTCAATAAaagtttactaatattatatttgtgttttaattCTCTGcaataaacatatattaaaaaatattgaaccaaatcaaaatataatttatcagcatttaaaatcataaacaatAATCGGAAGGAAAAGTAAAACATATCCACAGTCACCCACATGTCATCCATTACTTAATTTGCATACAGCAACAATTATTAATCGACGATAATCACGACATAAGAATCGAAAATATAAGACCATACTACTAGATGTTATCCTTCATAAATTTCCGCCACAAATGATATCAAAcaaatctacaaaaaaaaaaaacatatgaataaGTCATTGCTAGAATGATTGATAATCTAAACGAACTTCAATTGTGaaatgttatttttggaaatgaACAAAGATTATGTTAGTTTTGCTTACTTCCAGAAGATCTACGGTCACTCAGTCACTGCAggaaaattaaatgtttattaattttaaaaaacaaaaaaatagcatAAGTGTTTTATATACACATACATTTGTTTCGATTGTTGGACATGTGAAATCTGAGAGGAGGTATTGGGGACATGCCACATTGTTTTGCACATGATATGCTTTATCACCTTCAGTACTCATGATGAGCATATGTATCCAACCCTAAGAGATACATAGAGGTATCCATGATCACCAATATTAGTACCGTTGCTCAGCTTGCACACAGCGATCCATTCGCCATCGTGTTTTTTCACAGCTACAATAACCACAAAATGATAACACGATTTGAGACTTGTGGATGCTTTTTTCGTAGACGTTATCCACATCTCTTTGCAATCCAGTAATTCAGCTCCCACCAATTGTCGAAAGTTTAATATGTGCATTAAAGCCTCCTCTATATTCTCGAATGTGAGGCGGGAAGATTCTATGGTGTACTTCTTGATATTAATCCACAAATCAAAAGTTATAAGACCATACTAGATGTTATACTTCATAAATAGTATGAAATCAAACAAATCTAAAAAAACTTCAATTGTGAGAtgttattttggaaaaaaaaacaagattatGTCAAGAAATAAAAACATCTCTTATCAAATGTTTAGAAATAAATACACTTCATGAAGAAATACTCGAGATAGGGTTGGAAACAAGCTACTGCAAGAGTTTTAACTGTGCACAATGTTTGTCCAGTCTACACATTGACTTCATCTAATCAAacatataataactattttaggtattataaaattatatggaTAGTGTGAAGTTCAATTCagtaaaacatagaaatcacaTATATCAATACTTTAGATCATCAACATGAACAAATGttaattatcatataaataaagtttcttaaataaaaaaactattgtTTTGGATTTGGAACTGTGAATCATGCTTATATAGTAACAGTGTCATTaagctaaatatttttttacaaagcAGAGGTGTCActagatattttaaatacaacaaTAGAATCATATTTAAAGTCTCCAGACTAAAATGATATAAATCTACATATTGAAACACTTATGTTATATGACTACATAATAGTATATCACACGCACTACATGAGTAGACATTTAATGATCAACCGTTTATATGCTGACTTATACTAAATTAAATGTCGTTTATTATTAAATCATAATGGATGTGGGTCTCTCTATTAGGCTCTTATCTAAAAGCCCATCCACTCGCAAGAAAAGATGGAAGACCGAGgcgttaaaaaataaaacaacatttattttctctcattgattgattgattgattcaaagagggataaaaaaaaaaaaaaaaaaaaaggcgtTCTTCTTGCTGTGAAATTCAAATTGGAGCTTTTGAAAATCGCCAGAGAGGTCTACCAAAATCGATTTGATTAGCAGCGACTTGAAAGCCCAAACTTTTCCCCCGATTTAACGAAATCGCCACGCTCCGAAGAGTCAAAAGAGGTCGCTCTTTCGTATTAGATTATTGAAGAAATGGGAagtaaaagagaagaagaaaagaaggagaagattaTTCGTGGGCTTATGAAGCTTCCTCCCAATCGTCGTTGTATCAACTGCAATAGCCTCGTAatcctctatatatatatatatctatttgcttctgtttccTTTTTGATTGGAACAAGGAgtgtctctctttttctctctacTAAGTTTCGAGCTGATTCATTTCGGTGTTCTGGGATTGATATCTTGATGATGATATTGATAGATATGTTTTAGGGCTTTTCGTTTGCATCGTCTACTCTACCAAATGTTTTGATTATTGTCCTTGACGGGTTCGATAACTAATTAACTCATAGCTAATCTGCAATGGAATAGCTAAAGTTTCCAACTTTCATTCATTTGTAGTTTTGGATTTGGTTTCTCtttggtatatatatagtaaagaCTTGTTCAATATTGGTGCAGGGTCCTCAATATGTTTGCACCACTTTTTGGACCTTCGTTTGCATGCCTTGTAGCGGCATTCAGTGAGTCCCTCCCTCACaccttcctcctcttcctcctagtttcagtttttttcatcattggttttgtttttgataacaTACAGTCGTGAATTCACTCATCGTGTCAAGTCTGTATCAATGTCGAAGTTTACTTCTCAAGAGGTTGAAGTACTTCAAAATGGTGGTAATCAGGTAAAATATTTGATGCTAGCTTTgtaggtttttaattttttcttcttctggagATAGATGTTTGTCTTAGTAGCTTATGAGACTTTCCTTATTTCAGCGTGCCAGagaaatatatttgaaaaactgGGACCATCAACGGCAGAGACTTCCAGACAACAGGTTTAGATAATTACTTTTACTTGTTGCCTGGTGTTCATGATTGAGATCCAAAATATGTTCTGTTAATATCCATGTTAATcatgtttttgttgtttctttggCAGTAATGCTGAGAGAGTGCGCGAATTTATTAAAAACGTCTATGTCCAAAAGAAATATGCAGGAGGATGTGTTGCAGACAAGCCTCCTAATGATAATCAGGCAAGAATCCTGTACTTGTCAACTTGGCTTATTCTTATATGTTCTGTTACTTACTATTTCTTTTGAGCTGTTCTAGATTCAACCAAGATCATTCATGCATCAAacgtttatttattttcctcttcCTGTAATGCAAACTGACAGAGCCATGCAAGTTCTGAAGATATGACTCGACGGGCCAACTCGTATCATTCTTACTCCCAAAGCCCTCCTTACGACTATCAGTACGAAGAGCGGCGTTACGGAAAGATACCCTTGGGACTTACCGGCAAGTCTGCTTCGGTAAAAGGTCTTCATTCTAAAGCTTCTAGTTTTGTATACAGCCCTGGACGTTTTAGTGATCATACGCTTGAAGACCAATTCGCAAATGAGAGGTCTGCTCCAAGGGCTTCAGATTTTTCTGTGTCAACTGGAGGAGATACTTTCAGGTCTGAAATACAGTCCCCAAATTTCCAGCAAGAAGGTGGCTTTCGTAGTCCCCAGTCTCAGCATTCAAATGCCCCTCCAAGTGATAACTTGTTTCCAGCCAAGCAACATCAGGTAAAGTTTAACCCaccttcttttttaaaaatgatattcatGGTGTTCCAACGTGTCATCaatctttcttttcattttttctcaTTTAGAGAACGACGTCTCTTGGGAGTGTCAGATCAGTTGACAGTAATTCCATGTCTATCAAGTCATATACTTCGAGTGGTTTAGGGGAAGGCGGAGCTGAAAATGCTCAAAATATAGGAAGCCAGCAGCAAGATAAAACATCTACTCCTGTTCCTTCAGTAACAGAGTCTACAAAGGCTCCTATTGATTTGTTTCAATTACCAGGAGCGCCAACGGCACAATCAGTCAGTACATTTCAACCTTCAATAGGAgctccatctccatctccaccTGTGAATTTTCATCAACCTCCACAGACGCACTCATCCACTCCAACAGATTTGTTTGCTGGAAACATGGGTCAGAAACCCACTTCTGGACCACCTGACTTGTCTGTGTCTAACAACGATGGATGGGCTTCTTTTGAGAACCCAATACCTGCTGCAAAATCTACAATCATTACCACCTCCGCTGGAGTCCCCGAGATGGAAGTGAAAAATGAAGGCATCCCGCAGCCTAGCACAAGCATGCAATGGCCACCTTTATCATCAATCCTGGAACAGCATGCTTTGTCGGTATCAAGTCCGTGGCAGGATGATCACTCAAAGGTTGTAAAGAATGTTGCCCATAACCCGGTTAGTCTTTACTCTTTATCATCTCTTTTCAGTTAATTCAGTTAGGTTGCAGACTTGTGTCTGAAATAACGGCATGATTCTACAGTCAATGATTATTAGCATTCTACAAGGTACGTGATGAACTAACCCCTAGTTGACCTGTTTTGAGCAGCCCTGGAATGCCTTTCCCGACTCTGTGGAGGCCAATTCTTTGGACAATGCTAACCATTTCCACCAACATGGACCAATTATTTCGCAATCTAACAGTGATCAACACCATTTGCCACAAGCTGAGGTTATTGTATTTTCCCTTATCATGCAGGTGTATTCTAGATGAATCTCTCCATTAATACTTCTCTTATGATGTCATGTCACAGGAGTTAAGCAATGATGGTACCCAAACAGGTGCTGACTCTTCTGGTTTTGGCTTTCCAGGGAACACTGTCATGGCACCAGCCTACTCCCCTTACATGGTTCCACTTTTTCTTTGCAGTTGATCTGAGATGCTTACCAATGACATTTTTTCAAACTTATTGTTTTTGATCAATATAAAATCTTCATTTGCAGGAAGAATCTTGGCAGCCTGTAAATGATCAAAAGTCAGCTAACCCCTTTGATCTCCCTTATGATTCCGAGTATGAATCAAATGACATGGTATGTACAGCCCTGTCCACACTTACCTTATAAGAAAATCAGATTTCACACCATATGCAAAGGTGtaatattgtttaaatctaGGGAATCTAAGTTGCATAAGTTCCGAGGGAGTATCATATTCTTGTCTGATCAACAACTATTTTCTCATTCTATTTCCACTTCTGCAATTTGCCTGATCTATGTAGTGTAAAATTTTCTTGAATGTGAGAACTCCGCTTCATTTTTAGAAAATGACCTCTTAACATAGTTAATCCGAAGGTCATCTTAGCAAGATAGATTAGGCAAGGTGGCCTACATTTCCCGTGTGTAGTTTATGAATCTATCACGCTCCGCCATTAGAATCCTATGATTGACGACTTTGTTGTGGTTGTGTTTAATGCCAGTTCCTGGACATGAGTTCTTTACATGGGGCGCTGCCAGACATCCAGACCCCACCAAACTTCTTTAATGATGTATCACAACCATGGCTCGCTGCAGATTCTGTCTCGTACCTACCTGCTCCAGCAGGCGCACAAGGTGATATTACTTACATGCTATGAAACTATACTCCTTTCAGGGTATAAGAAAAAGTTATCATCACATCATGTTGCATAAATTATTAGTAAGCGAGTATCCTCCATGTTCACTCCCTTGGAAGGATGATTGTAAGCGAATTGCGTCTATCACATCAAGTTTGGGTTGAAAATATTCCCACGAGGGAGAAATGAAAACATTTATGATTGTACAGACTAGATATATTTTCAAGTTTCACCCTGTTAGGTTATCTAATTCGTTGAGAAACTGATGCAGGTGGCTTAGCATACATGGCAGGGCAATCATCGACGCCCCAACTACAGTAAGTTCAGAATGTGATAATGTTAaatctttagtgatgttatTGGCTGTAAGAACTGTATGTGTCCTATGCTTTATGTGAAGAATCGAAGAAGGGCTTTGTTCGATAATGTGATGGATGATGCTTTCGTTACTTTTTTGGATGCCTAGtgagaattttatattttgttttatgtgGGGCTGCTTATAATGCGTTTGTCTTATTGCTTAAAATGAATGTAGGGATCCAGCAGCACAAGGCCATGTTGGAGGAAATCCATTTGCTTAGGTAGTCCACGAGctgcttcatcttcttcttcacttgtGCTTCATCTTCAATGcgtctatttattttaatttttttttttttaaagaagaaacCACTCTCGTCGTGCATTGTGTTTATTTTCTTAGTTCAAAACCAACTACAGCTGTATGTacgttttgagttttgagtgtATTTCCGAGTGGACTTGAATGCCATGAATAAGTCGACTAAACCAAGAAGCAATTCGAAATAATCTTCTCTTCCAAAAATTATACCTCTTTGTCGGTCCAACACTGGCTTCTAGAACACTTTCACATATCTACTAAATCCGAGACTATTCATTTAAAAACCCAAATCAGCTTTTACCTGATGGGTTTACATTAGCAGTTTTTTTCACCCATAGAAACATTACTCAAACACTAAGGTGCAAAACATGGATTGAAGCAGCATAATCAGGATATCATTTACTTGGTTCCACCAGAATCTTGGTTAACTCAGAACATCATCAAGTTTGTAGTCATCCCAACAACAAACGGCTCCATCAACAATCTCGTCAAGAAGTAAAAGACGACGCCAAGCATGATGGATATGGGAAGAGCTGGAAGAGCTTTGTTGTAGACGGACAACAAAATAAGAGTGCACCCAAGCCCCGAGATAATCGCAAGGTAACACGCATACACAGTCATCAGATCATACATTGCTGCCCTGCCAACGAGAACACTGTAGAAAATAAAGTCTCCAAGACCAAGTTTGATCCCTCTATCGATGTTATCAGACTCCTCCACCAAACCTCTTGGTTCTTCCATGTTATCTCCCCACCCCATCAACTCAACCAGAGGTGACATTTCTTCCTCCGCAACACTTTCTCTGTTCCCGACGCTTCCCAACTCCCTTGAGTGCTCTGAAGATACAGGAGAAGCAGAGTGTCCTTCCCTTGACCTCCCAACACCATCTACACTGTCTACATCCATCACTGCAACAGCATTATAATCCAGGTTATGAGTTGCAGCACCATCCCCAACTGCTTGCAGCTCTACTGATCCAGAATCTGAAACcccaccaccaccgccaccaACCAAAACCCTTAAACTcgagccaccaccaccactcctCGAAACAGTAGGCCTAGCTTCATAAACCATGGCGGGAAGCTCCTGGTCGCGCGTGGAAGCAAGCTCAACCAAGAGCTTAAGAGGTCCACCAGGAGCCAAAACAGCAACCAAATCATACAAAGCCAACGCCACGAGTATAAACCAAGTAGTCCACTCAGGCAACTTAGTAAACCAAGCCGCCACAACAATCCCCATCACAACCATATAACACTGCCTCACCACAATCGGCATCCCTTCCGAAAACACAGACAACGTCCCCAAGACAGTGAAATTGAAAAGCAACACGAAGCACGTGATGGAATCAACGGGGATCGAGAAATGCTGAATGATCGACAAGAAAATCGCGCCTCCCATTGTACCTAACCAAAAGCACACAGACGCAAGCAATCAATCAAGCAATGAGCCAAATCAAACCCTAATTGTTGCGAAATGTGTTTTGGTTAACCTAAGACGAAGAAGGCGGAGAAGCGCATGTAGTGCTTGAGGAAGTTGGTGAAGTTGTAGTAGAAGAGGAGGACGAGGACGAAGGTGACGGCCGCGACGAGGACGACGAAGACGATCGCGTTTTCTAAGCTGCCTTCGAGCTTGACGGTGGCGGAGTCGGAGGGGTTCTCGATGTAGATGAGGTTGGCGGCGGTGCGGATCTGGGGGTCGGAGGTGACGGAGAGGGAGTAGGTGAGGAGGACGACGAGGAACATGCAGATGGAGACGGGAGCCATCACGCCGACTATCTCGACTCCGAGGGAATCGAGGATGCTACTTGACTCCATTGGGATACCGATGAGAGGAGAGAGTTAGTCGTCGTCTTCTTCTGACTGACCAGCTCGTTTACACGGTTAACCGGATATTTTCATCACAGCCACTTTATAAATAGGTAAATTTCAAACAGATCCTTGTATTTGTTGATGTGTTACGAATCAGCCTCGGTATAAAggaaagataatttttttattattttgctaTTGTGAAACACCGCTTATAAATAAGGTAAACTGTAAACAGACCCTTGTATTTATCAGTGTTTTATAAATCAGCCTTGGCATAAAGGAATTTTATCATTTTGCTTTGCGCACAAtacttttaaaaagttaaattacagacagatgtttatatttgtcaatttttttaCAAAGTAGCCTTAGATAAACAACCCTTATATTTATCAATTTGTTATAAACCAGACTCGGAATAAtggaaattaaattttttatcgtTTTGCCTTTGCGCACGTCCcttataaataagtaaattgCAAACAGAACCTTATAGTTATCAATGTTTTACAAATCAGCTACGGTATAAAAGAAAGACGAGAAGATTTTTAACGTTTTGCTTCCGTGCACACCACTTATAAATTGCAAACAGAATCTTGTAGTTATCAATGTTTTACAAATCAGCTACGGTATAAAAGAAAGACGAGAAGATTTTTAACGTTTTGCTTCCGTGCACACCACTTATAAATGAGTAAATTTTAAACAGATCCTCGTATTTATGGATGTTTTACAAATCAGTTATGACAAGAGTTTTATCGTTTTCGAACACCACTTATAAATAGGTAAATTGCAAACTGATCcttgtaatttataaatgttttaaattagaAAGGAAAGACAAGATTTTAATCGGTTTGCGCACACCCAGGAGGAGCGGAGCAAGAGAAGAGAATGTCTGCGGAGGAGATACCGGACGAGCTATGGAGGAAGGTACTAGAGATTGGCGTAAAGTCATCGACTTTCTCCCACAAAGATCTCTGCTGCATCTCCATCTCCTCTCGCCGTCTCTGCCGACTATCCTCCGAAGATTGCCTCTGGAACTTTCTGCTCGCCATTGATTTCCCCACCCACACCGactctacttcttcttcttcctcttctgaaTCTCCGACCAAGTTTATCTACAGGACAAGGTATtgatatgttaaaaaaatcacCAGCTGCGAGAAATCAATAAGCATCATGGAGAAGTATTCTAATTTTGTGATGGGATGGATAGGTTTGAGAGGGAGAAGGAGAGGAGGTTAGCTGCTCATAGAAGATCTCTGCTGAGGAAGGATAGCGAGATTTCGGAGTGGGGCAGGAGGATTCGTGAATTGGAGACTCGGTTATCTGAGGAGGCAGAGAGGTTGCAGGCTGCTTCTGTTGAGTTCTCAAATCTGCAGAGAGTCAGGTAGTGCCTAATCCAATCGTCAGATTCTAtaaagtttgttcttttaattgTTGTTTTGATGAATGAATGAATATGAATGAATTACAGTTTGAAAAGATGATTCTTTGTTGATCAAATGATCTATCTTTGGCTCTCTCTCAGGCAAGCATCAGTAGCTTTGAACGTTTGGCAGCCAGAGGTTGTTCGCGGCAGACAGAAACAGATGGTTGAGCAAAACGCTGTTCCTGTGGAGGGACGGTTGCGTGCGCTTGAGATGGAGATTAAGTTATGCAAACAGCAAATCACCGGCGTGAACAGGGCACGTGTGAGTATATCCCGCTAGCGTTTTCACTTCCACTAGTTTGGCTTTTTAAACCGTCTCTTAGAGTGCTTTCTCTGTAAATTGCAGAGGGAGGTGAAGCAACGATTTGACATGGCTAGGAAAGAGCTGGAATCCATGAAGTATCATCCTTTACGAGATTATAAGTCTATACGTAGTGGAGACCAAGAAAGTAGTGCCAAGAGGAAGAAGTTGAAAACGAGCATTAACTGTAAGTTGTGTAAACGTTTCTCATTTTTTCTTCATGTAGGATCAATATTGTTGCAAACCTAATGGGTAGTTAAAACAAATGTACGATGTTTGATGTTTGAGCTTATAGATTTTACTTGTTAAATCTTTTGAATGATCTGAGTATCTTAATCGTGTTATGGTTTGTAAGCTTATAATATACTTATGAACTCTTTATTGGATTTGGCAATAGCAGTTCCGGCTAAAAACCCACCAAGACCCAGTAACAAAAAGAAGCTGTTACATTCAGAATCAGAATGATGATTGGCTGAACCATTCAGCAAGACCCAGAGACAAAAAGATGCTGTGTGTGACGTGACACTCAGAATCAGAATGATGGTTGGCTGAACCATTCCACAGAGAGACAGATAGAGAACGCTGTGAGTTGTTGTTGTATTATTACcatttgttgtttcttttcCAATTTGAAGTTTTAGGAAGAACGTTGAAATCTTGTTACAGAAGTGAATGTTGTGGTCGAGTCTGTAACTTTGGTTGATCCAATATcatgaataaaatttatttgttgaaAATGAATTATTAGTTGTTACAAAAAAGTGAAATATTAGTACTTTGATTGATCTAATACTGCCAATATCGTTCCAATAATACAGTCCGGTTCACTGACGGTTCGATGGTATAATTTAACAGAACACTTATATCATCTTCAGTGGTTTTGGGAGGAAAAATGATATCTCAAGAGATTTGGGGGGTTTGCGAGTGTAAATAAATACTGTTGAAGGAGAGAGTGTACGTGGTGTGCAAGGGACAGTGAGTGATTAGGGTCCACAAATTGGCGCGAATTCCATGGGGATGAATGAAGAAAACCCACCGAAGTAGAAGGATTCATCTGACGAACAACAAcgtcactctctctctctctctctcttattttatttttttaatttactcaACCCTATAATCTCTCTTTCACCTCTTTTCTTCCTCTCTCTATCTCCCACCTGCTGATCTCTACTCGTTTCTGGTGATCTcacccttttcttttttttttgttctgggTGATGACCACTATTCCTCAGAACGTCTTGAGATTGgtggtttgattttgtttttctcgGGAACTGTAATCATTTCTGTGCCTGTTTGTATCTCGGAATCTATTCTTGCGTAAGAAGTTACTATACTGCGGGAAAAATGTCCCAGAGATTTAATTTTATTGACTTGTAATCAttgtgaagaagaaaagacTGACCAATATTGAACAATGGTACGTGAACGTCTTACTTTCCTTTAGATCTCTCTCTTGCATAGCTCATATTAGCATATCAACAACACACTATGATGATACTTCTGTAAACTGCAGGGGACTCCAGTAAATATCATTGTAGGTTCTCATGTTTGGGTTGAAGACTCAGACGTGGCTTGGATTGATGGGGAGGTTGAAAAGATCAATGGAGAAGAAGTTGTGATCCAAGCCACAACCGGAAAGAAGGTTACTCACCTCACCAAAATTGTGACATTTCAACTTGAGACCTACAGTATAGTCCCAAAACTGATTTGTATCCATATATTATAGGTCACTGCAAAGTTGTCAAAGATATACCCAAAGGATGAGGAAGCTCCTGCAGCCGGTGTTGATGACATGACAAAGCTGTCTTACTTGCATGAACCTGGTGTCCTTCAGAACTTAAAGATCAGATATGAGCTTAATGAGATCTATGTTAGTACCTGTTTTAACAAAATGTTAAGACCTCTCGACTATTTTACTGTCTTGACTTGGAATCTATTTGTTCATTGACAGACATACACAGGAAACATCCTTATCGCTATTAATCCATTTCAACGCTTGCCTCACATCTATGATGCTCATATGATGCAACAATACAAAGGAGCACCGTTCGGAGA
This region of Brassica napus cultivar Da-Ae chromosome C5, Da-Ae, whole genome shotgun sequence genomic DNA includes:
- the LOC106402251 gene encoding F-box protein SKIP24-like isoform X1 is translated as MSAEEIPDELWRKVLEIGVKSSTFSHKDLCCISISSRRLCRLSSEDCLWNFLLAIDFPTHTDSTSSSSSSESPTKFIYRTRFEREKERRLAAHRRSLLRKDSEISEWGRRIRELETRLSEEAERLQAASVEFSNLQRVRQASVALNVWQPEVVRGRQKQMVEQNAVPVEGRLRALEMEIKLCKQQITGVNRARREVKQRFDMARKELESMKYHPLRDYKSIRSGDQESSAKRKKLKTSINSVPAKNPPRPSNKKKLLHSESE
- the LOC106401108 gene encoding probable ADP-ribosylation factor GTPase-activating protein AGD14 isoform X2; this translates as MGSKREEEKKEKIIRGLMKLPPNRRCINCNSLGPQYVCTTFWTFVCMPCSGIHREFTHRVKSVSMSKFTSQEVEVLQNGGNQRAREIYLKNWDHQRQRLPDNSNAERVREFIKNVYVQKKYAGGCVADKPPNDNQSHASSEDMTRRANSYHSYSQSPPYDYQYEERRYGKIPLGLTGKSASVKGLHSKASSFVYSPGRFSDHTLEDQFANERSAPRASDFSVSTGGDTFRSEIQSPNFQQEGGFRSPQSQHSNAPPSDNLFPAKQHQRTTSLGSVRSVDSNSMSIKSYTSSGLGEGGAENAQNIGSQQQDKTSTPVPSVTESTKAPIDLFQLPGAPTAQSVSTFQPSIGAPSPSPPVNFHQPPQTHSSTPTDLFAGNMGQKPTSGPPDLSVSNNDGWASFENPIPAAKSTIITTSAGVPEMEVKNEGIPQPSTSMQWPPLSSILEQHALSVSSPWQDDHSKVVKNVAHNPPWNAFPDSVEANSLDNANHFHQHGPIISQSNSDQHHLPQAEELSNDGTQTGADSSGFGFPGNTVMAPAYSPYMEESWQPVNDQKSANPFDLPYDSEYESNDMFLDMSSLHGALPDIQTPPNFFNDVSQPWLAADSVSYLPAPAGAQGGLAYMAGQSSTPQLQIEEGLCSIM
- the LOC106401110 gene encoding presenilin-like protein At1g08700 — encoded protein: MESSSILDSLGVEIVGVMAPVSICMFLVVLLTYSLSVTSDPQIRTAANLIYIENPSDSATVKLEGSLENAIVFVVLVAAVTFVLVLLFYYNFTNFLKHYMRFSAFFVLGTMGGAIFLSIIQHFSIPVDSITCFVLLFNFTVLGTLSVFSEGMPIVVRQCYMVVMGIVVAAWFTKLPEWTTWFILVALALYDLVAVLAPGGPLKLLVELASTRDQELPAMVYEARPTVSRSGGGGSSLRVLVGGGGGGVSDSGSVELQAVGDGAATHNLDYNAVAVMDVDSVDGVGRSREGHSASPVSSEHSRELGSVGNRESVAEEEMSPLVELMGWGDNMEEPRGLVEESDNIDRGIKLGLGDFIFYSVLVGRAAMYDLMTVYACYLAIISGLGCTLILLSVYNKALPALPISIMLGVVFYFLTRLLMEPFVVGMTTNLMMF
- the LOC106401108 gene encoding probable ADP-ribosylation factor GTPase-activating protein AGD14 isoform X1, with product MGSKREEEKKEKIIRGLMKLPPNRRCINCNSLGPQYVCTTFWTFVCMPCSGIHREFTHRVKSVSMSKFTSQEVEVLQNGGNQRAREIYLKNWDHQRQRLPDNSNAERVREFIKNVYVQKKYAGGCVADKPPNDNQSHASSEDMTRRANSYHSYSQSPPYDYQYEERRYGKIPLGLTGKSASVKGLHSKASSFVYSPGRFSDHTLEDQFANERSAPRASDFSVSTGGDTFRSEIQSPNFQQEGGFRSPQSQHSNAPPSDNLFPAKQHQRTTSLGSVRSVDSNSMSIKSYTSSGLGEGGAENAQNIGSQQQDKTSTPVPSVTESTKAPIDLFQLPGAPTAQSVSTFQPSIGAPSPSPPVNFHQPPQTHSSTPTDLFAGNMGQKPTSGPPDLSVSNNDGWASFENPIPAAKSTIITTSAGVPEMEVKNEGIPQPSTSMQWPPLSSILEQHALSVSSPWQDDHSKVVKNVAHNPPWNAFPDSVEANSLDNANHFHQHGPIISQSNSDQHHLPQAEELSNDGTQTGADSSGFGFPGNTVMAPAYSPYMEESWQPVNDQKSANPFDLPYDSEYESNDMFLDMSSLHGALPDIQTPPNFFNDVSQPWLAADSVSYLPAPAGAQGGLAYMAGQSSTPQLQDPAAQGHVGGNPFA
- the LOC106402251 gene encoding F-box protein SKIP24-like isoform X2; this encodes MSAEEIPDELWRKVLEIGVKSSTFSHKDLCCISISSRRLCRLSSEDCLWNFLLAIDFPTHTDSTSSSSSSESPTKFIYRTRFEREKERRLAAHRRSLLRKDSEISEWGRRIRELETRLSEEAERLQAASVEFSNLQRVRQASVALNVWQPEVVRGRQKQMVEQNAVPVEGRLRALEMEIKLCKQQITGVNRARREVKQRFDMARKELESMKYHPLRDYKSIRSGDQESSAKRKKLKTSINFPAKNPPRPSNKKKLLHSESE